One genomic region from Spirosoma sp. KCTC 42546 encodes:
- a CDS encoding LytTR family DNA-binding domain-containing protein, translating to MNVVLIEDEDRTARQLERLLKKYDPTIHILAQLPSVSETVAWFRSNPLPDLAFMDIHLEDGLVFKVFEQQQLTLPIIFTTAYDEYMLKAFKVNSIDYLLKPVDYDELAAALDKFKSIRNQPATPDLSTILQLLQKPQTASYRERFMISLGTKIHSVEVADIAYFYTEEKATFLVNRVGQFMPLEYSLDQLMGLLNPANFFRVNRQFLVARSAIQAIHTYSAGKLKLNLLPTPREEIFVSLSRLSEFKDWLGR from the coding sequence ATGAACGTCGTTCTGATTGAAGATGAAGATCGCACCGCCCGCCAACTTGAGCGGCTGTTGAAAAAGTATGATCCAACGATCCATATTCTGGCACAGCTCCCCTCGGTCAGCGAAACAGTGGCCTGGTTTCGTAGCAATCCCTTACCGGATCTGGCCTTTATGGATATTCACCTGGAAGATGGGCTGGTGTTTAAAGTATTTGAACAACAGCAGCTTACCCTACCCATTATTTTCACGACAGCTTATGACGAGTACATGTTAAAAGCGTTCAAGGTCAATAGCATCGACTATTTGCTTAAACCCGTTGACTACGATGAACTGGCGGCTGCCCTGGATAAATTCAAATCGATTCGCAACCAGCCAGCAACGCCCGATCTTAGTACGATTCTCCAGCTTTTACAGAAGCCCCAAACCGCTAGTTATCGAGAGCGATTTATGATTAGCCTGGGCACGAAAATCCATAGTGTAGAAGTGGCCGACATTGCCTATTTCTATACTGAAGAAAAAGCGACGTTTCTGGTCAACAGGGTCGGCCAGTTCATGCCCCTCGAATACAGCCTGGATCAATTAATGGGGTTGCTGAATCCAGCGAATTTTTTCCGGGTAAACCGGCAGTTTCTGGTGGCCCGATCGGCCATTCAGGCCATCCACACGTACTCAGCGGGGAAGCTTAAACTGAATTTACTACCCACTCCTCGTGAAGAAATATTCGTCAGCCTAAGCCGTTTGTCAGAGTTCAAAGACTGGCTGGGCCGTTAA
- a CDS encoding sensor histidine kinase, whose product MSKRLTSRQKWQLAIRLLLLYSPLLLYVNLPESVRNPAKLLEISPFILVFVLIALGLYFVWITATDWIQNQLFRWFGEDFLLDFNWLALVLTMLISLGLALLYTKVFQLIIMGLFTLIMQSGLLPPPKQHDLPFTPDVFAYLQRVNNVFNLVIILSAFYLTIISRSYQQLKDVQFRAERLEKEAAVSQFEALKNQLSPHFLFNSLSILTSMVHEDADLSEQYVKQLAKVYRYILEQRDQASVPLKTELDFIQSYTFLLQIRFENKFEVVLNVPPDVQQQYRIAPLSLQLLVENAVKHNRMSVREPLRVQIYVQDEYLWIVNPLQTRDQPDESTGIGLSNIANRYKLLTTRPVWYGEQAGNFLVKLPLLA is encoded by the coding sequence ATGTCCAAGCGGTTAACTTCCAGGCAAAAATGGCAACTGGCCATCCGACTGCTGCTACTTTACTCTCCGTTACTACTGTATGTCAATTTACCCGAATCGGTTCGCAATCCGGCCAAACTACTGGAGATATCACCGTTTATACTGGTCTTTGTCCTGATCGCCCTGGGCTTATACTTTGTCTGGATTACTGCTACCGACTGGATTCAGAATCAATTATTTCGCTGGTTTGGTGAGGATTTCCTACTGGATTTCAATTGGCTGGCTCTGGTGCTGACTATGCTCATTTCACTTGGGTTGGCCCTACTTTATACCAAGGTTTTTCAATTGATCATCATGGGGCTGTTTACGCTGATTATGCAGAGTGGGCTGTTACCTCCTCCTAAACAACACGACCTCCCCTTTACCCCCGATGTATTCGCCTACTTGCAACGGGTAAACAACGTTTTTAATCTGGTCATTATCCTGTCGGCGTTCTATCTAACAATTATTTCCCGCTCGTATCAGCAGCTAAAAGATGTGCAGTTCCGGGCCGAACGATTAGAAAAAGAAGCGGCTGTCAGCCAGTTTGAAGCCCTTAAAAATCAACTGAGCCCCCATTTTTTATTCAACAGCCTGAGTATTCTCACCTCCATGGTTCACGAAGATGCGGACCTTTCGGAGCAGTATGTGAAGCAGCTCGCTAAAGTGTATCGGTACATTCTGGAGCAGCGGGATCAGGCAAGTGTACCTCTTAAAACAGAGCTGGATTTTATTCAATCCTACACCTTTCTGCTCCAGATTCGCTTCGAGAATAAGTTTGAGGTCGTACTGAATGTGCCGCCCGATGTGCAGCAACAGTATCGCATTGCCCCATTATCGCTGCAACTGCTGGTAGAAAACGCAGTCAAGCACAACCGCATGTCGGTACGGGAACCTCTGCGCGTGCAAATTTATGTGCAGGATGAGTACCTGTGGATCGTGAACCCACTCCAAACCCGCGACCAGCCCGACGAATCGACCGGAATTGGGCTCAGTAACATTGCAAATCGCTATAAACTGCTCACCACCCGACCGGTATGGTATGGCGAGCAGGCTGGTAATTTTCTGGTAAAACTCCCCCTATTAGCATGA
- a CDS encoding type 1 glutamine amidotransferase domain-containing protein has product METQQQLTGKKVAILLTDGFEQVEMTEPRKALQDAGATTHLIAPKGGDVKGWDETEWGDTFPVDLPIAGADPNQYDALLLPGGVMNPDKLRTDPKAVQFVRHFFESKKPVAAICHAPIMLIEAGVVKGRKLTSYPSIQTDLKNAGANWVDEEVVTDQGLVTSRKPDDIPAFNRKMIEEIREGKHDRQHA; this is encoded by the coding sequence ATGGAAACGCAGCAACAATTGACAGGAAAGAAGGTGGCGATTCTGCTAACCGATGGATTTGAACAGGTCGAAATGACTGAACCTCGTAAAGCGTTACAGGATGCGGGGGCTACCACGCACCTAATTGCACCAAAAGGGGGCGACGTGAAAGGATGGGATGAAACCGAATGGGGCGATACCTTTCCGGTTGACTTACCTATTGCCGGAGCCGATCCAAATCAGTACGATGCACTGTTATTGCCGGGTGGGGTTATGAACCCGGATAAACTGCGTACTGATCCCAAAGCGGTACAATTTGTTCGACACTTCTTCGAGTCTAAAAAGCCAGTAGCGGCCATTTGCCATGCCCCAATTATGTTGATCGAAGCCGGTGTGGTTAAGGGACGTAAACTAACATCATATCCATCTATCCAGACCGATCTTAAAAATGCCGGAGCAAACTGGGTCGATGAAGAAGTCGTAACCGATCAGGGCTTAGTAACCAGCCGTAAACCCGACGATATCCCCGCTTTCAATCGGAAGATGATTGAAGAAATCCGGGAAGGGAAACACGACCGGCAACATGCGTAG